The genomic stretch TGATGACGGTCGCCGCCTCGGTCTTGAGCGGCAGATACGAGACCGTTGCCGTCAGTGCCCATTGCTTGTTGATCGCGTAGCTCGCACCGAGGTTGAAGATCGGCGCCCACGACGACGACGATTTCCCCTCGACATACGTCGGCCCCGGCTTGCCCGCCCCCGCTGCCAGCACGCTGCCCAGTTCGCGGTTCACCGCCGCCGCAAAGTACGGATTCAGCTCGATGTTGGTGAAGAAGCTGTAGACCACACCCACGCCTACGAACGGACGGAACGTCGACTGCGCATGCCCGAAGTACCACTGCAGGATGACACCGGGGCTCCACTGGCGCGCCTTGCGCACGGCGGGCTGATTGGACGGATCGTCCAGATCGACGTGACCAAGTGCGCCGGCGGGGCCCGGCGCCCGGATCACGCCATGCCCGGTCAGCTTGAATTCGGGCGGTACGCCGGCAATCGTGGTCAGCGCAATGTTGTCGGTAAAGAAATGCGTGAGCGTCAGGCCCAGCGTGTTGGCATTGCTCACGCGCAGCCCGCTGTTGGGCGACGTGAAGCTTCCCGGCAATCGCAGCGGATCATTGATCGGCGCATTGATCACGCTGGTGGTCAGGTTGTTGCTCGAGTCCTGCGGCATGATGTGGAACCAGCCCACCGTCGCCACGTTGTCACCGGCCTGCTGCGCCATGGCGCCTGCGGATGCGCAGGCCGCCATCAATGCGACAGTCAGTTGTTTCATGATGCTTCCTCCTGTTGTTCTGAGCGGAGCGCATTGGTCTGTGCCGCGCCCCGTGGCGTGTTATTCCGGAAACGTCACTGCACGAAGGCGCCCACGGTGAAGTACGGGTTCTTCGTATCGCTCATGTCCAGGAAGCCGAACGTCTTGCCGGTAAAGATGAGCTTGCCCGTCGGGGCCGAGCCGGCCGGCGCGCTGGTCTGCGTGGTGCGGATCACGCCCGGGACGCTCTGCGTGAAGTCGAGATTCAGCGGTCGCGCCAGCGCAGCCTGCGATGCGTTGAACGGATCGAGCATCGTGGCCTGCGCGCCCACCAGCGCCGTCGCGCGGTAGTTGAACGTGCTGTCCACACCCGTGTATTCGCCGTCTTGCGAGCCCTGCGCGATGTTGCCGACCGGTGCCATGATCGAAATGCCGGACTCGTCATCTGCCACCGGCGGGCCGGCCGTCAGATCGGAATTGGCCGCACCGACGCGAATGAAGATCGGCACGAGCTGGCCATACAGCTTGCCCACGATCATCACGCCCTTGCCCGCCTTGGCCGGATCCAGCGACGACACCGTTGCCGGCACCTGCGGCTGATAGTTCAGCGTGGTGAAGGCCGGCGCGTCGCTGCGCAGCGTCAGCTTCTGGTTGACCGTCGTGCTTGACGTCAGGCACGCCCCGCCGTTCTTCACCCCGAGGTTGTCGCACTCGGTGTAGGTGCCATCCGCATTGATGGTGAACCGGGCATCGACCGCCTGCTGCGAGAAGCTCTGCGACGGCACTTGGTGGTAGCCAAGTTGGTTGTAGTTGCCCGCAATCTTGGTCAGGTCGGTCTCGGTGTTCGAGAAGCTGATGAACGGGTAATACGGGAAGGTGGTCTGCGCAATCTTGCCCACGCCAACGATGCCGTCGAACTGAATCGTCGCGCCCGGAATCGTGCCGCCCAGCACGCCCTGCCCGAGGAAGAACCGCGCAGGCCGGCTCGGATCGAGGCTCGCGTTGTTCAGGCGGAACGCGCACTGGTTCAGCTTCTCGGTCGGTAGCGCCGTCTCTTGCGTGAGCGTGCCGGTCTGCACGTTGTTGGGCGCCGTATCACGCGTGGGCGCAACGGTGCCTGTCTTGACGGGAATCGGCGAGGCCAGATACGTGATCTGGTAAGTCATCTTCGTTGTGTCGAGCTGCACCTTGACGAGTTCGCCCGAGCCCGACCCGCCGGTGAACACTGTGTTGTAGTCGATGGCCTGCGGACACAGGCGCTGGATCACCGGGGCCGGCGAATCATCTCCGCCGCCTCCGCATGCTGTCACCATCGGCGCGCACGCGAGCACGACCAACCATTTACGCCATTGCATTTGCGTCTCCTCCATGTTGTTGTTCAGCCCCGGCGGCGCCACGTGTACATGTCACGCACGCCGCCGCATGTGGTTTTCTTTGCTGCGCGCTTCACTGAACGAATGCGCCGACCGTGAAGAACGGGTTGTACTTGTTGTTGTTCATGAGCATCGCGTACACGTTGCCGACCTTGACCGCCACGCCGGTGTCTCCCGCCTTGAACAACGCGACGTTGCCGCTGGCGCCCCGCGCGTTGAAGTCGTTCTGCGCGGTCACGATCAGCTTGCCCGGCGAGCTTTGCGTGTAGTCGAGCCCGAACTGCGCCGTCACACGCGAGGTGAGCGGGTTGATGAAGGCGGCGGTGCCGTTCTGGAACAGCGTCGAGGTGTAGTTGGCGGCCAGCGTCGATACAGCCGTGCCGTCGCTGCAGTTGCCGGCATTTGCGTGGAAGAAGCCACCGCTGTAGGAACCCGACAGCTCCGGATGATCGATCGTCGCGTTCAAGCCGTTGCCGCTGGCAGGCGCACCGCTCGGACCGTTGTTGGTGACCACGCCGCAAGCTGAGCCGCTGGTCGCCCCCACATAGCCCCCCTTGAGCGCATTGGCCGGGATCGCGTTTGCAGGTGACAGGATCGAGATGCCGATCTGATCATCCGCCACCGAAGCCAGCAGGTTCGCCGGATCGCTATGCGAATAGCCGACACGGATCATCACCGGCACCACCTGCCCGTTGAGCTTGCCGGCAATCAGAATGCCTTTGGCCTGGCTCGGCGCCAGCAGCACCAGCGGCGACACTTGACCGACATACGGATACGGCACGCTGCTGCTGGTCGGGTTGCTGACAAACACGTTGTCCTGCGAGCCATCGGTGTTCTGACGCAGCACCCAGGGTGTGCCGGTCGTGTGGCACGAATAGTCGATGCCTTCGGCCGTGCAAGAGCCATCGGCATTCAACGTTTGCGTCCAATTGACGGCGTCGGGCTGCCAGCCTTGCGGCGCCGAAGTCTGGTTGCCCGAGCCCGTGGGCGTGACATGCACGCCAACCTGGTTGTAGCGCCCAGCAACCTGCGAGAAATCCGTCACCGTCTCGGAGAAGCCCAGGAACGGATAGAAATCAAACGTGCGCGAGGGCACTGCGCCAATCACGACGCCGGGAATCGGCTGAATGCCGGCAAACTGGATCGTCGCCCCCGGAATGCCGCCCCCCACGATGCCCTGGCCGACAAACAGCATCGGCGGGTCTTGCGGATTGACGGTGATCGCGTAGCTGTTGTCCGCCGTCTTGCCCGACTGCAGCACGAAAGCACAGCGGTTCTGCTCAGGAGTCGGCAAGTTGGTCGGATGGACGAACGTGCCGTTGATGGTCAAGCCCTTGCGCGTCGTATTGACCTGCCCCGCCGAGGTCGGCACCGACGATTCCAGAAACTGCATCTGGTACGTGTTCTTGCTCGTATCGAACTTGACCTTGATGTACTCGCCGCTGCCCGAGCCACCGGTATA from Ralstonia pickettii encodes the following:
- a CDS encoding OmpW/AlkL family protein — its product is MKQLTVALMAACASAGAMAQQAGDNVATVGWFHIMPQDSSNNLTTSVINAPINDPLRLPGSFTSPNSGLRVSNANTLGLTLTHFFTDNIALTTIAGVPPEFKLTGHGVIRAPGPAGALGHVDLDDPSNQPAVRKARQWSPGVILQWYFGHAQSTFRPFVGVGVVYSFFTNIELNPYFAAAVNRELGSVLAAGAGKPGPTYVEGKSSSSWAPIFNLGASYAINKQWALTATVSYLPLKTEAATVIKASDGTTLATTKTTLKANPIITFVGVSYKF
- a CDS encoding DUF2957 domain-containing protein, whose protein sequence is MQWRKWLVVLACAPMVTACGGGGDDSPAPVIQRLCPQAIDYNTVFTGGSGSGELVKVQLDTTKMTYQITYLASPIPVKTGTVAPTRDTAPNNVQTGTLTQETALPTEKLNQCAFRLNNASLDPSRPARFFLGQGVLGGTIPGATIQFDGIVGVGKIAQTTFPYYPFISFSNTETDLTKIAGNYNQLGYHQVPSQSFSQQAVDARFTINADGTYTECDNLGVKNGGACLTSSTTVNQKLTLRSDAPAFTTLNYQPQVPATVSSLDPAKAGKGVMIVGKLYGQLVPIFIRVGAANSDLTAGPPVADDESGISIMAPVGNIAQGSQDGEYTGVDSTFNYRATALVGAQATMLDPFNASQAALARPLNLDFTQSVPGVIRTTQTSAPAGSAPTGKLIFTGKTFGFLDMSDTKNPYFTVGAFVQ
- a CDS encoding DUF2957 domain-containing protein gives rise to the protein MGSRRHLFVVMATSCIVAMPFIGGCGGADDPGSSDVAQCSGSSCPPSGAVTTPSTPTSLCPASLDYTTTYTGGSGSGEYIKVKFDTSKNTYQMQFLESSVPTSAGQVNTTRKGLTINGTFVHPTNLPTPEQNRCAFVLQSGKTADNSYAITVNPQDPPMLFVGQGIVGGGIPGATIQFAGIQPIPGVVIGAVPSRTFDFYPFLGFSETVTDFSQVAGRYNQVGVHVTPTGSGNQTSAPQGWQPDAVNWTQTLNADGSCTAEGIDYSCHTTGTPWVLRQNTDGSQDNVFVSNPTSSSVPYPYVGQVSPLVLLAPSQAKGILIAGKLNGQVVPVMIRVGYSHSDPANLLASVADDQIGISILSPANAIPANALKGGYVGATSGSACGVVTNNGPSGAPASGNGLNATIDHPELSGSYSGGFFHANAGNCSDGTAVSTLAANYTSTLFQNGTAAFINPLTSRVTAQFGLDYTQSSPGKLIVTAQNDFNARGASGNVALFKAGDTGVAVKVGNVYAMLMNNNKYNPFFTVGAFVQ